CCCATGCTCACACACTTATCATCTACCTACACACACATCTACATCTACCGATATATTTCCTATCACACACTCCACTTGATCACCTCTGCAATCTGCTTCACTTTGCTCTTTTGAGATGACTTTGTACGATCATGGGTATCTGCTTCTTAGAAAGGTGGCATCAGGAGTTTTACTTGGTAACGGATAAAAAGGACAATACAGGACGAAGGAGAGGGATACGCAAAGGAATTGGCACAGCGCAATCGGATTTGTGTCAAGTGTTTCGAcgacaaccaccaccacagcaGCATTTCattttttcctcttttctcAAGGTACATTATTCTATTTTACCAATCCTTCCATTTTCTATGTCTCCTCCTGTTGTTTTGTTACGTGTCCGGCGTAGGTCACACACACAAGCACACTTTTATAAGCGAAAGGCGGGAGAAGGGGCCTCTGGTCGACTGGGTTTGGCCAGGTGGGAAATGAGAAGGAAACCTCGACTTGGAGAACTTCATTTTACGGAGTTGGACGTGCCGGGCGACCTTTTTTGGTGACGGGCTTTACTTTATCTATACGTTACGCCATGTCACGTCACGGCGATGGGGATTGACCTGGTCTGTCGAGGGGTATATGTCTATTAATCCACACAACGAAGATATCCCATACAAATCAACCCATGATCGAATCTCAACCGCCGTTTCCCAGATTTTCTCATCTAAACAATCAAGTGATTCATGAAACGCTCAACTCCAGGCcgtcttctttcttctttttttgtcTATTTCATCATGGATGTCTTACCATTCTGGTGCACCGCCTCCACAGCCATTGGCGCCAGCCATCAGCTCCAGGGGCTTGGTCGACATCTTGCCACCAGCCGTCGGCCTCACGCCTGGCTTCTTGCCGCGCAGACCAACAAACTTGATGCGTCGGTCCAGCTCGGCCAGCGGCGCCTCGCCAGCCTCTCCCTTCTTGACCATCCACTTCTTTGTGCCCAGCGCGGCGTCGAGCTCTTCGACAGGAGGGAGCTTGAGGTACAGCATGCCATCGGGACGGGCTTCAGTGGGGAACGTGGCAATGGAGAGCTTCTCGTCCGTCTTGCAGGAGCCGTTGCCGAGGTCAAAGTTGCGCTTGTGGTGCGGACACGAAACCCAGGGTGAGGTCTTGGTATCCTCAGGGGCGTCGGAGGACTTTTTCTTGTCGCAGGGCTCCTGGCCGACGAGACCGTCGGAGAGGATAAAGGCACGCTTGTGAGGACACATTTGCTGCGTGGCGTAGTATACGCCCTGGATGCGCCATACAGCCAGCTGAGTGTCGCCGCGCTTGATGGTGGCGGATATGCCATTGGGCAGTTCATCAGCGCCGTCAAAGTAGGACGTCTCGATGATGGGCTCCCACGCCGTCATGGACCACTTGTCCTTGAGGCCCTGGAAGTCGTCAGTGGCGGCGTCGCCCACCCAGAACGCGGGCCGCTTCTGCCCGCGATCCGACTCGACCTCCATGTTGGGCGTCGTCTCGGCCGTGTTGTTGAACTGCCGGAACTTGGCGGCGATGGCAGGCGTGCGGATGGCCTCAGCCCACTCGTCAAAGAAGCTGTCGACAAGCTCCTGCATCTGGGCCTCGAGCGAAGCACAGATGCCCAGcttgtcgtcgaggatgacTTCCTGGAGGTACTTGAGACCACCAGGGAGGTTCTCGATCCAGCGTGCCGTGCGCTGGAGCTTGTCTGCTGTGCGGATGTAGAACATGAGGTATCGGTCCAGGATGGGAACCACCTCGGCGGGAGGCACATCCTTTGCCAGCAGCTCGGCATGGCGAGGCTTTGCACCTCCGTTGCCGCCAACAAAGATGTTGAAGCCCTTTTCAGTGGCGATCAAGCCGAAACTGAAATCATGTTAGTTATATGGAGGTGGAGGCTGGAATTGGGGTAGAAACATACTCTTTGCTTTGGGCTTCAGCACACTCACGCACACAACCACTTACACCACCCTTGATCTTGTGTGGTGCTCGTACACTCTTGTACCTCTCCTCGAGACGAATGGCCATGCCAACACTATCACCAATACCGAATCGGCACCATGTTGAGCCGACGCAGCTCTTGACGGTACGCAGGGACTTGGCGTAGGCGTGGCCAGACTCCATGCCTGCGGCGACAAGCTGACCCCAGATGTCGAGGAGAtcctgcttcttggctcCAAACAAATCGATACGCTGACCACCCGTGATCTTGGTGTAGAGGTTGTACTTCCTAGCCACCTCACCAAGAGCGACCAGCTTCTCAGGAGTGATCTCTCCACCTGACACACGAGGCACGACGGAGTATGTGCCGTCACGCTGGATGTTGCCCAGGAAGCGGTCGTTGGTGTCTTGTAGACCGTAGGTGGTCTTGTCCATGACGTGCCTGTTCCAGAGCGAGGCCATGATGCTCGCCACGGCGGGCTTGCACAGCTCGCAGCCGACGCTGGTCTTGTCGTTGCCGACCTCGCGCATCACCTCTGGCAGCGACTTGAGGCGCTTGACCATGACAATGTTGAACAGGTCCACGCGGGAGTAGTTGAAGTGAGGGCAGAGGTAGTTTGTCACCTCGTTGCCCATGGATGCCATGGTCtggttgaagatggtggtgacGAGAGGCACGCAACCACCGCAGCCTGTACCGGCCTTTGTGCACTTCTTGAGGCTCGTGACATCCTTGCATGTGCCGTCCTTGACGACCTTGACGATATCACCCTTTGTCACGTTGTGACATGAACACACCTGCGCATCATCGGGGAGgtcgtcgccgccgtcgtcgtccttcttTGCACCAAGGATGAGCTCGCTTGGGGGGACATCAAGCTCCTTCATGGACTTGACCATGGGCACGAGCTTGACGTAGTCGTTGACGTCGCCCAGCATCATACCTCCGAGGAGGTATTTGCCATCTTTGGTGAAGATGTACTTTTTGTAGATGTTGAGGAAAGGGTCCTTGTATGTCAAGGCCTGCACCGACTTGGTCGAAGAGACGTCGCCGTTTTGCAGGTTCTTGGCGAACTTTGGCGGAAGAGATGCAGGACCATCACGGTCGGCGAAGCAGTCACCGAAGCTGGCGACGTTGACACCGAGAAGCTTGAGTTTCGTGCTCAGGTCGGGGCGCTTGAATGTTCGGGGTGAGTGAAGCTTCGCCTGTGTGAGGTTGAAGGCGAGAACCTCTGCCATCTCGACACCAGGGCCGATAAGACCGTAGGCCATTCCCCTCCAGCTGGCACACTCTCCAATGGCGTAGATATCTGGCATGCTTGTTCTCAGGTCATCGTTGACGACGATACCACCTCGCTGGCCGACCTCAAGTCCAGATACTCTGGCAAGGTCGTCTCTGGGCTTCACACCGACGGCAAAGCATAGCGTTGAGCAATCAATCTCCTGGGCATCTTCAAACACCACACCGGTGAGGTTGTTTTCCTCATCAGTCTTGATTCTGGAAACACCCTTGCCCAGCATGACGTCGACACCGAGCTGGGATACTTGGTCCACCACCATCTTGCCAGCAACGTCGTCGAGCTGTCTGCTCAGGACATAGGGTGCCTTCTCAAGCAACCTGATCCTGTTGAATCGCTCTAGGTCCaacatggccttggcagcctcgaggccgagcagACCGCCACCAACGACCACACCATTGGTGCCACGCTTGGAGTCGGCAAACtcgatgagcttcttgagatcGTCGATTGTGCGGTAGACAAAAACACCGTTGGCGTCATGGCCAGGAAGGCCTCGAGGAAGGATAGCATCGGAGCCGGTGGCCAGGACCAGGATGTCGTAGGGGTATGTCTCGCCATTAGCACACTCGACCGTCTTTTCGTCCGTGTTGATGCTAGTAGCTCTGGTGTTGACGTGGTAGTTGAGAGATCCCTCTGCCTCGGTATACTATACTATTCGTCAGTGGCTTGCCGGGATATGTGAGATGCGGCTCAACCTACCCATTCTGCCGGGTTCATGTACAAGTTCTCAATCTTCCGGTGCTCAAAGAAACTTGTGAGTCCTACTCGGTTGTAGGCGAGATATGGCTCCTCTCCAAGAACAGTGACGGAGTATTCCTTTGCTGTGGCATCGTACTTGAGCAGCTTTTCTCTGTAAAAGTGTCAGATCATGTATCGCTACCTTGTTAGTGTCGAGTCCACTTACATGAAAGCAATACCCACCATGCCCAGTCCGACAACGACTAGGCGTTTCTGTGTTTCACTCATGTTGGGCGGATTGAATTGACTGTGAATAGCCCTATGGGATGAATACCCTCAGAGAAATCCTGTAGCGAGACCCCAGGAGATTCCATGGTTATAAACAAATCCTGACAGGAACCGGGAGCCCTGGGCTGAGAGAGGGTCTCGAGGTCTCGAGGCCCATGGCTATGGATCCTCTGCCTGGAGTCTCATGGCTCCTTATTCCCTATCGAGAATTGCATCTCCGGCTTGGTCGTGGTGCCATGGGCATCTCCGGGAGAAACGTTTTGCTCGCCACGGGGGAGAAACTCCTCTGTGTCTCGTTATCAAAGATCGGCCAGCCGGGTGGCAGAGGCCCTCTCATCGGAAGGGGAACCAATCACTGAGCTTAGGGAGGGCAGCGGCCGCACGGCTCGGGAGCGGCCTTTGTTGGCGCCTCTTTTGACAAACGCTCCGCGGAGATGGACGTTCGGTCAGGGACGTGGGGCGTCGGGGCGGTGCGTGGAAATCCGACGGCAGTCATACGTCGGACAGGCCATGGTGATGTCGTGAGATGAGCAGATGAGGGCTCTGACGAGGTTATACCGTTTCTTTTTAGCGGGTATTTGTTCAAGTGAGCCCGTCACGATGAGTCGCGGTGAGCTGCTACTCGACCACGGTGAGACGAGACCTACAAACATGGGTCTCCGAATTTTGACCGGAGCCGcaagtcctcctcatcgagtCTGGACCCGGTCAAATTCATCTCTTTGATTTTGTGACCGAGCTATTTTTGATGCCTTTTCGTCTTCCCTGCAGCTGAACCTTTTCCTCGGAGCCAAGTCTCCCCCTTATCAGTCGGATCGAGATAAGGCGCATCTCTCCAAGCCTATTATTGCAACACCAACGCTGTGAGTGGCTGAATGAGCTATCCCCCACAGAGATAACAACAAAAACCACTGGTTTTCCGGGGAGAAGAGGTGATTGTGAATTGGAATGCCGAGATCAAGTTGTTTAAAAGACTCTTGACGGGCGCACTAGGATGCGTCTAGGGTCTGTCGTATGGGGGGACATTGTGTAGGTAGTCCAAGCTCTGGGCGAATTGGAATGATCTGATTGAAAACACGTACTCTCCGATATTACCGACTCATCCAAGGAACTAGTTGCATAGTCCTCATGAGAATATGGCAAACTCGTATCAACCTTCAATTCGATGAATTGAAAAGAGAATTAATTGCATGTGCCTTCCTCGCTGGGCAATGTTGCATGCATCTAAGCCGGTCTCGGCCGAACTAGCACGTGGTCGCCCTCCATGAACCCCTCCACCCCCACGTCATCACGTCAACCCCTCCAAAGAGCTTctccctcaacaccaaaaccaTCACGATAAAACCACTCCTCCCCAGCCATGGCTGCCACCACAGACGACGACGGCTCCTTCGTCTTCCCTCGCGAATATCATTTTCCCGCCTTCTTCACCCGCCAGACAAACCTCACCACACTCCACGCCCAGCGCACAAAGTGGTCCGACCTAATCCTCTCGTACGCACGACACCATCGCATCTTccgtctctccctctcagAGGCCGCCGACTCAGACCTCTTTGTCAACCGTAAACTAGACCGCCGTCTGCAGTTTGATGATATCCGcgatgtcgtcgtcttcatgcATAAGGATGGCCGTGTAGAGTATGTTGGCGGTGGCACAACTGGTGACGTCGTCCTTGTATACTGGCGCAAGCCTGACGAGTGGGCTGAGCTCATTGAGAATTATGTCGACGAGACGGGTCAGAAGGGCAGTGTCTTGACCATTTATGAACTCGTCGAGGGCGATGGCACCAAGGGAACTGGTAGGTTTACAAGGAATGAGCTTGGGCAGTCACATTGCTCACCAACAGTAGATATCCATGGAATGGACCAAGATGTCCTCATTAAAGCCCTTAATGTCCTTGTCAAACGAGGCAAGGCTCAGATCTTTGGCCAAGACGACTCATTAGGCGTTAAATTCTTCTAAACGCTGAACCCATTTTCACATCTCTATACATTACGCCGCCCCAAAcgagccatcatcatcaatcaGTACAGTACAGCAATTCGACCTCCAACTCTACCACCAGCCATGTTCCCAGACTTGCACCAAGCACCGTCAAGAAACCTCTGCCAAGTCTGCGTCCGAATCTGCGTTACAGCTGGTCCGCGTAATAGTTCTCCACCAAAAACTTGTCGTCAAACCTCACTTGCTGAGCCATCGCCACGTCAAGCAACCAGTCAGGCGCAACCACTCGCGGCTCCATGTTGCCCTTTCGCGCCATGTCTCGGAACCGATTCCACAGTTGCCGTTCATCGTGAGCCAGACTGCTCAGGAGGTAGACAGGTTCTGGAGGCGCAttaccctcctcctcagccgtCGTCGGTCGAATCGTCGTCCCGCTCCGTGCCCGATAGATCTTGAAGATCGCCCCGTTTGCCTCGGCAATGGCCTTGTAACTGTCAGGTCCGTTTCGGATCTTTTCAGTACAGTAAATGGGAATCCCCGTCAGCAGCTTGCCTCGGTTCGACTTGGCACGAGCCACCGACTTTTCGAGATTCACGTCATATCGCTTCTCCGTCTCCTTGTCTCGAAGGATGTACTCGTCGATATCGGGCAGCTTGCCCGTCTCCAGGGTTTTGTCAATAAACGTTGAAGAGATGACAGTTGGCCCCCGGGCCAGAGCACATAGGAATTTGACGGTCCGGACAATGTGAGGGGCTGCCAGATAGTCGCACGGCTGTCCCTCTTGAACAATCTGGATACCCAGATCCCGTAGTTTCCTCTGTTCGACATATTAGAACATGTAGATGTAGAGGCTCACGCCTACTTACCCGATCCTGATCTTCTTTATTCTTATCCCCAACCCATCTGCTGAACCCGGTCAAGATGACGCGCATCTCGACGTCAGGAAGTGAttgcttggccttcttggctggcCGTTTTGCTGCAGCGGTATCCTCTTCAGCTTCTGGGCTCTTGGCCTGCCTCTGTTTGTTGCTTTCTTTCTCCGCTTGGTCCGCAGCCCGCTTGCCACCCCAAGGGGCGTTGCCCGCTTTactgcgcttcttctccttctcgtaAAGCGCAATATCGGGAGCAATGGTCTGCAAGAGATCTCGGGCCTTCGCCTTGGCACTGCGGCCCCCTGTAGAAATCACAGACGGGGTATCATTCTCCTTTTCGGCATGGCGAGCGCGAATCGGTGTTGCCACAGCGGCAGCAGTCTTTGttgtcgtcttcttggcagGCCTTTCGTCCTCGGTCTCTTCTTGGAGATCATCCATATCCACATCCTCGTTTACACGGCCAACAACAACGCCCTCCGCTGGCCCTCGAGAATATGCGTTCTCTTCTGCTGCCTCGAGAATCTTGCGTTTTCTCTTCGCTCCGGGAGACAGTTTGTCGTCACCCCCGGGATAGTAAAGTTCTCGCAACCTTGACTCATCAAAGAAAGTCTGGCCGATAATTTCGCCAAGGTTGGTTCGTGGAGGGAAGTGGTTGAACTTCTTAATGTTGATAGGCTTCAACTCGCACTTAGCGTAGCTCTCCTCGATCCAGAGGTGGTTGATGACTGCGATGCCCCATTCAGGGGCAGCCTTGCATTTCTCGCTCGAGTCGCGCGCCGTGATGAGGTGGGTGTTGTCCGACTTCATCGTCTTGGTGAACTCGGCTCCGCAGGCCCTGATGAGGTTTTCCAGATAGATCCGGGCCTCGCCGCCGTAGTTTGACACTGTGATACGCATATTCTTGAATCCCTCGATGCCGTTTTTAGGAACCGGGTAGTGCAGCAGTCGGCGAAGAGGCGATGTCCAGTCGTTATGGACGATGAGCCAGTAAAGCCAAGCGAGGTTTCCAACGTCCTTACAGGACTGCGCGGCCTGAACATACTGAGGGCCATCCCGGTATTGGCAGATAAACATGTCGCAATCCTCAACCTGTTCTACCACCTTGCCACCACCATGGACAATAATATCCTTGACCACCTTGGTGAGCCTTTCCGTGATGCTCAGATCTGATGAGAGCATCACCCTGCGGTCTTGGAAAACGGTGACTGGCGGGCGGACGACATCTCCGTCAGGTGGTAGTGGTAGATATGTTGGAGTTGGCGATGTCGCTCCTGTGAGGTTTTCATTGGTCGGAATCTTGAGCTCGTCCTCGGGTGACTTCTTGAGAATCTCGGGGTCGGGTAAAAGATAGGGACCTTCGTCAATGCGCTTGCCTAGCTTGAAGCAATCGTCGAACCTGGACATGTCAGTGACTCACGGCTTTGTCATCCCACATGTCACCTACCAGTGCGGCAGAACAACCTTGCCCTTCCATCCCTTCTGGAGGGCAACCTGGACCTTGGGATGATCCATTGATAGCGCGCAGATATGTGTAGTCATTCGAGTCGCGTC
The window above is part of the Fusarium falciforme chromosome 3, complete sequence genome. Proteins encoded here:
- a CDS encoding Nitrite reductase produces the protein MSETQKRLVVVGLGMVGIAFIEKLLKYDATAKEYSVTVLGEEPYLAYNRVGLTSFFEHRKIENLYMNPAEWYTEAEGSLNYHVNTRATSINTDEKTVECANGETYPYDILVLATGSDAILPRGLPGHDANGVFVYRTIDDLKKLIEFADSKRGTNGVVVGGGLLGLEAAKAMLDLERFNRIRLLEKAPYVLSRQLDDVAGKMVVDQVSQLGVDVMLGKGVSRIKTDEENNLTGVVFEDAQEIDCSTLCFAVGVKPRDDLARVSGLEVGQRGGIVVNDDLRTSMPDIYAIGECASWRGMAYGLIGPGVEMAEVLAFNLTQAKLHSPRTFKRPDLSTKLKLLGVNVASFGDCFADRDGPASLPPKFAKNLQNGDVSSTKSVQALTYKDPFLNIYKKYIFTKDGKYLLGGMMLGDVNDYVKLVPMVKSMKELDVPPSELILGAKKDDDGGDDLPDDAQVCSCHNVTKGDIVKVVKDGTCKDVTSLKKCTKAGTGCGGCVPLVTTIFNQTMASMGNEVTNYLCPHFNYSRVDLFNIVMVKRLKSLPEVMREVGNDKTSVGCELCKPAVASIMASLWNRHVMDKTTYGLQDTNDRFLGNIQRDGTYSVVPRVSGGEITPEKLVALGEVARKYNLYTKITGGQRIDLFGAKKQDLLDIWGQLVAAGMESGHAYAKSLRTVKSCVGSTWCRFGIGDSVGMAIRLEERYKSVRAPHKIKGGVSGCVRECAEAQSKDFGLIATEKGFNIFVGGNGGAKPRHAELLAKDVPPAEVVPILDRYLMFYIRTADKLQRTARWIENLPGGLKYLQEVILDDKLGICASLEAQMQELVDSFFDEWAEAIRTPAIAAKFRQFNNTAETTPNMEVESDRGQKRPAFWVGDAATDDFQGLKDKWSMTAWEPIIETSYFDGADELPNGISATIKRGDTQLAVWRIQGVYYATQQMCPHKRAFILSDGLVGQEPCDKKKSSDAPEDTKTSPWVSCPHHKRNFDLGNGSCKTDEKLSIATFPTEARPDGMLYLKLPPVEELDAALGTKKWMVKKGEAGEAPLAELDRRIKFVGLRGKKPGVRPTAGGKMSTKPLELMAGANGCGGGAPEW